In a genomic window of Numenius arquata chromosome 5, bNumArq3.hap1.1, whole genome shotgun sequence:
- the RNF145 gene encoding RING finger protein 145, which translates to MARLEAVANVALRVPALALLDLLYRWDAAALGDLLRPRRGDPPLLRPPALRGAYCLGHLLCLVVLMLPVRSLVKLYLHLLTALLLTAGHMATRDYVRRELEHGFQGAVYSDPAALSRFATALAGQLCLCTLCSLLMRSRRPWLFGAPLLPVLARLCSLPLQTLPIVNTFAVVLTALEVLYVLTSHILVPFQLAATACQEVVQALEVYRLVALAVSLWSQLAVPLLFLVFWLALFSLRLSSFLTSSSSPLAQQGLLFLLLSSAAECCSTPYSLVGLTFTVSYLALGVLSLCKFYLLGFSAFQNGNVMHRGVTEGVTLLLLALQTGLLDLQILQRTFLLSIILFIVVTSTLQSMIEIADPIVLALGASRNRSPWKHFRGVSMCLFLLVFPCFMAYKIAHFFHLDFWLLILVSSCMLTSLQVMGTLFIYALFMVELLQDTPLERMDEIIYCVNAVSRVLEFLVAVCVVGYGTWESLFGEWSWMGASVIIIHSYFNVWLRAQSGWRSFLLRREAAKKINSLPRATGGQLRDHNDVCAICFQDMQVAVITPCSHFFHAACLRKWLYVQDTCPMCHQQVTRVATEEDPGTERAARPAPASGDEVLGNRGGAASPAPAQPQEDGLPGVVPAQGDSGAAQDNGAEDLGPHHPAHPDAPTSQKQEASAIPQPHGDPRSSDQDMQPPSPSPTSLDTFASPELCVRDSGDSHSGPHPS; encoded by the exons ATGGCGCGGCTGGAGGCGGTGGCCAACGTGGCACTGCGGGTGCCGGCGCTGGCGCTGCTGGACCTGCTGTACCGCTGGGACGCGGCGGCCCTGGGCGACCTGCTgcggccccgccgcggggacccccccctcctGCGGCCCCCCGCCCTCCGGGGCGCCTACTGCCTGG GCCACCTACTGTGCCTGGTGGTGCTGATGCTGCCGGTGCGGTCCCTGGTGAAGCTCTACCTCCACCTCCTCACCGCCCTGCTGCTCACTGCAGGCCACATGGCAACCAG GGACTACGTCCGCCGTGAGCTGGAGCATGGCTTCCAGGGCGCCGTGTACAGCGACCCCGCAGCGCTCAGCCGCTTCGCCACTGCCCTTGCAG gccagctctgcctgtgcaccctctgctccctcctgatGAGGAGCAGGCGGCCATGGCTGTTCGGGGCCCCGCTGCTGCCGGTGCTGGCTcgtctctgcagcctccccctccAAACCCTGCCCATCGTCAACACCTTCGCCGTCGTCCTCACCGCCCTGGAGGTCCTCTACGTCCTCACTTCCCACATCCTTGTCCCCTTCCAGCTGGCCGCCACCGCCTGCCAGGAGGTCGTGCAG GCGCTGGAGGTGTACCGGCTGGTCGCACTGGCAGTGTCCCTCTGGAGCCAGCTGGCCGTCCCGCTCCTCTTCCTCGTCTTCTGGCTGGCGCTCTTCTCCCTCCGgctctcctccttcctcacctcctccagcagccccctgGCCCAGCAGggcctcctctttctcctcctcagcag CGCGGCTGAGTGCTGCAGCACCCCCTACTCCCTCGTGGGCCTCACCTTCACCGTCTCCTACCTCGCCCTGGGTGTCCTCAGCCTCTGCAAGTTTTACCTGCTGGGCTTCAGCGCCTTCCAGAATGGCAACGTCATGCACAG GGGTGTGACGGAGGGTgtgacgctgctgctgctggcgctgcagacAGGGCTGCTCGACCTGCAGATCCTCCAGCGGACCTTCCTCCTCAGCATCATCCTCTTCATCGTGGTGACTTCCACGCTGCAGTCCATGATCGAGATAGCTGATCCCATTGTGCTGGCCCTGGGAGCCTCCCGCAACAG GAGCCCCTGGAAGCATTTCCGCGGCGTCAGTATGTGCCTCTTCTTGCTGGTTTTCCCTTGCTTCATGGCCTACAAGATCGCCCACTTCTTCCACCTGGATTTCTGGCTGCTCATCCTGGTCTCCAGCTGCATGCTCACTTCTCTGCAG gtGATGGGCACCCTCTTCATCTACGCCCTCTTCATGGTGGAGCTGCTCCAGGACACACCGCTGGAGCGGATGGATGAGATCATCTACTGCGTGAACGCGGTGAGCCGGGTGCTGGAGTTCCTGGTGGCTGTCTGCGTGGTGGGCTATGGCACCTGGGAGTCCCTCTTTGGAGAATGGAGCTGGATGGGCGCCTCCGTCATCATCATCCATTCCTACTTCAATGTCTGGCTGCGCGCTCAGTCGGGCTGGAGGAGCTTTCTGCTGCGCCGTGAGGCTGCCAAGAAGATCAACTCCCTGCCCCGGGCCACGGGCGGGCAGCTGCGGGACCACAATGATGTCTGTGCCATCTGCTTCCAG GACATGCAGGTGGCCGTCATCACCCCCTGCAGTCACTTCTTCCACGCCGCCTGCCTCCGCAAGTGGCTCTACGTGCAGGACACGTGCCCCATGTGCCACCAGCAAGTCACACGGGTGGCCACCGAGGAGGATCCTGGCACGGAGAGGGCAGCTCGGCCAGCACCAGCAAGTGGGGACGAGGTGCTGGGGAACAGAGGAGGTGCTGcgagcccagccccagctcagccccaggaggACGGGCTGCCCGGCGTGGTCCCAGCCCAGGGGGACAGTGGGGCTGCTCAGGACAATGGGGCTGAGGACCTTGGCCCCCACCACCCGGCTCATCCCGACGCCCCCACCTCCCAGAAACAAGAAGCGAGTGCCATCCCACAGCCCCACGGGGACCCTCGCTCCAGTGACCAGGACATGCAGCCCCCGTCCCCCTCACCCACCAGCCTGGACACTTTTGCCAGCCCAGAGCTCTGCGTAAGGGACAGTGGGGACTCCCACAGTGGCCCCCACCCCTCTTAG